A genomic window from bacterium includes:
- a CDS encoding FG-GAP-like repeat-containing protein, translating into MMRGGIGTVANAARKTKGGFVLVLLVVALLAARAWPQPTQSLDVIWTIPGDTSLYAFGASLASGDVNGDGIPDILVACDTYDGNHGTTPLRGRVNIYYGNHIGETKPDIVLRSPVWVGSNTPRLAYADLNGDGYADIVMGEDMADTGIGIVTIWMGGNPMDTTPAFIIRGRNIWWLNNAFGWAVSVGDVNGDGHADLAVSAYFTQEQPGRQYTGRVYVFFGGSSFDSIPDVVLRGGHGDPAEEFGTAVSAEGDFDHDGFHDFYIGASNFGYDMRGRMYAYYGGNPLDTSADMAWTGEGPAQFLGDVKPGFLKTMGDFDYGVEGSPSWPHGFFSPNNCGKVYIHKGGRPMDSIPYICLLGRKDSANLGMAAQSAGDATGDRDDDLVAGAPLLPHYFTGATYLWQTGNHFDTVPDAWIQGSAEEQSIGYAVSTAGDLDGDGRAEFMVSNYPSRLAKYVWVCKYVSSGIEEEKPRPLSLWRLDVVPNPARGAFSVNYDVPNLSRVSVSLYDIGGRLVRSLSGGYVAPGRHEVKLPSGVLPAGVYFCTLDNGTQRISRKVVLTE; encoded by the coding sequence ATGATGAGGGGCGGCATCGGCACGGTAGCTAATGCAGCGAGGAAGACCAAGGGCGGATTCGTCCTCGTACTCCTCGTGGTTGCGCTCTTGGCCGCGCGCGCTTGGCCTCAGCCTACTCAGAGCTTGGACGTCATCTGGACGATTCCCGGAGACACATCGCTCTACGCATTCGGAGCGTCCCTTGCCAGTGGAGACGTGAACGGCGACGGTATCCCCGATATCTTGGTTGCCTGCGACACCTACGACGGGAACCATGGGACTACGCCTCTGCGCGGACGGGTCAACATCTACTACGGTAATCACATCGGAGAGACAAAGCCGGACATTGTGCTGAGGAGTCCGGTTTGGGTTGGCTCGAACACCCCGCGCCTGGCCTACGCTGACCTGAATGGCGACGGCTACGCAGACATCGTAATGGGCGAGGACATGGCCGACACCGGTATTGGCATCGTCACAATATGGATGGGCGGCAATCCAATGGATACGACTCCCGCTTTCATCATCCGTGGTCGGAACATCTGGTGGCTGAACAACGCCTTCGGCTGGGCTGTCTCGGTCGGCGACGTGAACGGAGACGGTCACGCCGACCTTGCAGTGAGCGCGTACTTCACGCAGGAACAGCCCGGACGGCAGTACACGGGCAGAGTCTACGTGTTCTTTGGCGGGTCTAGCTTCGATTCAATACCGGACGTGGTCCTGAGAGGCGGGCACGGCGACCCGGCCGAGGAGTTCGGCACCGCGGTCTCAGCAGAAGGCGACTTCGACCACGATGGTTTCCATGACTTCTACATAGGTGCATCCAATTTCGGTTACGACATGAGGGGTCGGATGTATGCCTACTACGGTGGCAACCCGCTGGACACGAGTGCTGACATGGCCTGGACCGGCGAGGGCCCGGCGCAGTTCCTTGGTGATGTGAAGCCCGGGTTTCTTAAGACGATGGGGGACTTCGACTACGGAGTTGAGGGCAGTCCTTCTTGGCCGCACGGCTTCTTCAGCCCGAACAACTGCGGCAAGGTCTACATTCACAAAGGTGGCCGGCCGATGGATAGCATTCCCTATATATGTCTCCTCGGCCGGAAGGATAGTGCCAACCTCGGCATGGCGGCTCAATCGGCAGGCGATGCAACCGGCGACAGAGATGACGACCTTGTGGCTGGCGCGCCCTTGCTGCCGCATTACTTCACCGGCGCGACATACCTTTGGCAGACCGGCAACCACTTTGACACGGTGCCGGATGCCTGGATTCAGGGCAGTGCCGAGGAGCAAAGCATCGGCTACGCGGTTTCGACGGCCGGGGACTTAGACGGCGACGGCCGGGCCGAGTTCATGGTCTCGAACTACCCGAGCCGCTTGGCCAAGTATGTCTGGGTATGCAAGTATGTCAGCAGCGGCATCGAAGAGGAGAAGCCGCGCCCGCTGTCATTGTGGCGGCTGGACGTCGTCCCCAACCCGGCACGCGGTGCGTTCAGCGTGAACTACGATGTGCCGAACTTGAGCCGAGTGTCCGTC